CCGGGCTTGACATCAGGGGTGCATACAGTGAAGGTCTTATTTTCGATAAGGAAACTATGTCGATCAATGTGGACTATGCCACTTCAAACATAGCGATTGCTTTCTCACAGGCGAAGAATGTCGCTCTCGAGGCAATGTTCCTTGTTCCAGAGATACTGCCCTCCCTGATCGTGAAGGCAAGGTTCTCTGCCGAGCAGCTTGCCGTGATGACGGGAACAGTTGACGAAGGCAATGTAGACTTATTTATACTTAAAGCTATTAGGGAAGCAAACAAACTGAATGCTACTGTTTCTGGCGAGGAAACGGAAAAACAGGAAGAGAAGAAAGAGGAAAAGAAAGAACAAAAGGCAAAGGCTGAAGACACCTCGGACAGTGTTTCAGAGGGTTTAAGCTCGCTATTTGGATGAAAGGAGGAAGAAAAATGGAATATATATACGGAGCACTTTTGCTCCATTCGGCTGGAAAAGAAATAGATGAAGAGAATCTGAAGAAAATACTCAAGGAAGCTGGCGTAGATGCGGACGATGCAAGGCTGAAGTCCCTTGTTGCTAGCCTCAAGGAAGTAAAAATAGATGAAGTGCTGAAGAACGCTGGCACGGTCCTGGCCGCTCCGAGCGCCCCGGCATCATCAGATTCTGGAAGCAAGAGCGAAAAGAAGAAGGAAGAGAAGAAAGAGGAAAAGAAAGAAGAGGCACACTCTGAAGAGGCTCTTGAAGGCCTGAGCTCACTTTTCGGATGAGAGTGATAGATGGACTATTATGCATATTTCTGGGATCTGTTGAAATATTACATCCCAGTGATATTACTCATTCTTTCCCTTGTCGTTTTTAAGAGTATTCTTCTCTTGATAATCTCGATAGTGTGGATACTGGCTTCCGTTTTTGTTTCAATTTCAGAAATGGAGCCGCGCAAGGGCAATTTTGTATAAATTAAGATACTAATTTCAATTCTTTTAACTTTTCAAAGACCTCAACAGCGTGTTCTTTTGGGCTCACCCTCGGATATACGTAAGCAATTTTTCCATCCCTACCTATAAGATATGTGACTCTGCTGGCGGTCCTCTCCTTAAGCACGCCATATTTCTGTGTGATATCTTTCTTCTTGTCGGATACAAGCGTAAAGTTCAGATCGTACTTTTTCTCGAATTTCTTGTGCGAGGTATCGCTGTCAACGCTCACACCAAGAACTTTTATGCCATTCTTCTCGTAATGGTCTATGTGATCCCTGAAATTGCATGCCTCAGCCGTGCATCCCGGTGTGTCATCCTTAGGGTAAAAATACAGGACAACAGGTTTGCCCTTAAAGTCCGAAAGCCTGACAGTTTTTCCGTTCTGATCTATAGATTCAAAGTCTGGTGCTTTTGCCCCCACTTCCAATAAATTCGCCATGAAATATGATTGCCATTTTCATAGATAAACCTTATGTTACTTTTAGCTCATAAAAATTTGTTAACACTATATTTAATAACGCGTTTTTCCTCATTACTTTTATGGACATTGGATCGTTGAAGAAAAATCTCCTCTGGAGCGGGGTGGTGGCGATGATCTCTGCAGCGATATGGATCGGCGCTGCAATAATTATCAATCCAAGTTTTGACTTCTTTACTGGAGCGTTGAGCCAGCTGGGATCCCCAGGGGCAAATTATCCATGGGTATACAATGTTGGTCTGATGTTTACCTCGGTCATTCTTTTCGCCTTTGCGATCGCACTTCTGCTTAATTCGCAGAATAAGGTGGAGTCTTCAGGAAGCGCCTTTCTGATGATCGCATCCTTATTTCTGGCCCTTATAGGAATCTACCATGGGGGGACGTATCCTCATGATTTTGTTTCTCTCTGGTTCTTCGTTCTTGCGGACATTTCCATCCTGACATGGGGGATAGGCATGATTCTTCATGACCTGCTACATGGGGCATATGTGATCGCAATTGTGGCAGTTGCCACAGGTGCGGGTTTCGGAATCTCATGGCCGTCAAGTGCTGAACTTGAAACTTTCGGTACGGCTGCGATTGCGTTTTGGGCGGCCTTAATGATCGTGTTTTTTATGCGTAATTCAGGAAAAGTGGGGAAAAAACGACAGATATAAACAGCTATTCTTGGTTTTCTGCTAAAAGGCTGAGATAGTGTACATAATTTGCTGTAATTTCTGAAAGATCCTGCACATTTCCTAATTTTCTTCCATGACGTTGTTGAGAAAACACTCCATCAACTGTTTCTTCCTTCCTTGCTGTCATTCAGGAAAATACTTATTACTTCTTTCACTACATCTAATTGATTCTGTGTATTTTCGCCTCTTCAAATCCAAATTGTGCGGGATCCCGTCAATTCTACAGCAGATTCGGTACACTATTCATCGAACTGAATAGTTAAAAAACTGCTCATTTTAATATACATCGTTAAATCATGGTTTATGGCAGTAACGGTTGCGAATATTATAATAAATACGCTGGCAGATCTCGGTGTTAAGAGAGTTTACGGAGTTCCAGGAGATTCAATAAATCCACTTGTGGATGCTCTCAGAACACAGAAAAGAATAGAATTCGTCCAGACAAGGCATGAAGAGGGGGCGGCACTGGAGGCAGCGTTTGAAGCGAAGTTCACGGGGCATGCAACTGTATGCATGGGTACTTCCGGTCCAGGGTCAATACATCTGATAAATGGTCTCTACGAGGCAAAAATGAGCAGGGTACCTGTCATAGCTCTCACTGGGCAGGTTGAGACGGACCTGCTCTACCAGGATTATTTCCAGGAGGTTGATCTCAACAGGCTGTTTGACGATGTCTCTGTATTCAACGCACAGGTCATCAATCCCGATTCAGCATTCGCCATAGTCAAAAGAGCGTATCGGGAGAGCATGAGTAAGAGAGGTGTATCTCACCTCACCCTGCC
This is a stretch of genomic DNA from Thermoplasmatales archaeon. It encodes these proteins:
- a CDS encoding DUF998 domain-containing protein, translating into MDIGSLKKNLLWSGVVAMISAAIWIGAAIIINPSFDFFTGALSQLGSPGANYPWVYNVGLMFTSVILFAFAIALLLNSQNKVESSGSAFLMIASLFLALIGIYHGGTYPHDFVSLWFFVLADISILTWGIGMILHDLLHGAYVIAIVAVATGAGFGISWPSSAELETFGTAAIAFWAALMIVFFMRNSGKVGKKRQI
- a CDS encoding peroxiredoxin — its product is MANLLEVGAKAPDFESIDQNGKTVRLSDFKGKPVVLYFYPKDDTPGCTAEACNFRDHIDHYEKNGIKVLGVSVDSDTSHKKFEKKYDLNFTLVSDKKKDITQKYGVLKERTASRVTYLIGRDGKIAYVYPRVSPKEHAVEVFEKLKELKLVS
- the rpl12p gene encoding 50S ribosomal protein P1, whose product is MEYIYGALLLHSAGKEIDEENLKKILKEAGVDADDARLKSLVASLKEVKIDEVLKNAGTVLAAPSAPASSDSGSKSEKKKEEKKEEKKEEAHSEEALEGLSSLFG